In Fictibacillus halophilus, a single genomic region encodes these proteins:
- a CDS encoding ArsR/SmtB family transcription factor — protein MVKYNAEHLNDVFSVLSDPTRRTIIEQLSKGERSVQELAQPFDMSLPAISKHLKVLENAGLVTHRKEGRFRYYAIEPNSMDEACEWISTLKQLWTKFEGMFCCSKQKKQ, from the coding sequence ATGGTTAAATATAATGCGGAACATTTAAATGATGTATTTTCAGTTCTATCTGATCCCACTCGGCGTACGATTATTGAGCAGCTTTCAAAAGGAGAAAGGAGTGTGCAAGAGTTAGCCCAGCCTTTTGATATGTCGCTTCCTGCGATCTCAAAGCATTTGAAAGTTTTAGAGAATGCAGGTCTTGTCACACACCGAAAAGAGGGTCGCTTTCGCTATTACGCGATAGAACCGAATTCAATGGATGAGGCATGTGAATGGATCTCTACGCTTAAACAGCTTTGGACAAAATTTGAAGGTATGTTTTGCTGCAGCAAACAAAAGAAGCAGTAA
- a CDS encoding SIMPL domain-containing protein, which produces MYYNHPGFQNVGMRQQDDHTTMNRLIVTGEGSVSAVPDRAILTIGVITENPNLGVAQKENADKTASVIQTLMSLGIPQSDIQTSSFRIEPQYNYENGQQQFRGYRVEHQLQVTIKDIRQTGQTIDQAVANGANSVNSIQFTVSNPDAFYNQALSLAIQNAQQKAIAMARALQVTLRPVPITVQEVSQSLPPRPVPFQAVMYAQSAETPIQPGENKITASVKIQYTYS; this is translated from the coding sequence ATGTATTACAATCATCCAGGTTTTCAAAATGTAGGCATGAGACAACAAGACGACCATACAACGATGAATCGCCTAATTGTAACGGGTGAAGGTTCTGTTTCAGCTGTTCCGGATCGAGCTATTCTTACAATAGGAGTCATTACAGAGAACCCAAACTTAGGTGTGGCTCAAAAAGAGAACGCTGATAAAACGGCTTCTGTTATTCAAACGTTGATGTCATTAGGTATTCCTCAAAGTGATATTCAAACATCTAGTTTTCGAATCGAACCTCAATATAATTATGAAAATGGTCAGCAACAATTTAGAGGATATCGTGTAGAGCACCAGCTGCAAGTAACGATAAAAGATATTCGGCAAACAGGGCAGACAATCGATCAAGCGGTAGCGAACGGAGCTAACTCTGTAAATTCCATTCAATTCACCGTTTCAAATCCAGATGCCTTTTATAATCAAGCATTGTCACTAGCTATTCAGAATGCTCAGCAAAAAGCTATAGCTATGGCAAGAGCCTTACAAGTTACACTTCGGCCAGTACCGATTACCGTTCAAGAGGTATCTCAATCCTTACCTCCTAGACCCGTTCCGTTTCAAGCAGTTATGTATGCACAAAGTGCTGAAACTCCTATACAGCCAGGGGAGAATAAGATTACAGCCTCTGTAAAGATTCAATACACGTATAGTTAG
- a CDS encoding dipeptidase translates to MNVIDLHCDALLKLWETNGRLSYADAPQLATNKKRLQKGKVNVQFFAIFIEPFIPSDQKFQSALQQVDYFYKEVLGKNPEMKHLKNWHDFQTLKDGEIGAVLTLEGVDAIGDDLTKLSILHQLGVLLIGLTWNHANLAADGAQEPRGAGLTVFGKEIVAFNNKHKILTDVSHLCDRAFWDVMEIADYPLASHSNSRVLCDHPRNLTDEMAKEMFNKGGVVHVVYNPPFTKNEGSASIGDLIKHIDHFCGLGGVKQIGLGSDFDGISQLITDLEDASMTQNLINELLKHYFEEEVRGFASQNFMNFISKI, encoded by the coding sequence ATGAATGTCATTGACTTGCATTGCGATGCATTATTGAAACTATGGGAAACAAACGGCAGGCTCTCTTATGCAGATGCGCCACAGCTTGCTACAAATAAGAAACGACTACAAAAGGGAAAAGTGAACGTTCAGTTCTTTGCGATTTTTATTGAGCCCTTTATTCCGAGCGATCAAAAATTCCAATCTGCTCTTCAGCAAGTGGACTATTTCTATAAAGAGGTTCTTGGTAAAAATCCAGAGATGAAGCATTTGAAGAACTGGCACGACTTTCAAACATTGAAGGACGGAGAAATTGGAGCAGTGCTTACGCTTGAAGGAGTAGATGCGATCGGTGATGATCTTACAAAGTTAAGCATCCTGCATCAACTCGGTGTTCTTTTGATCGGTTTAACATGGAATCACGCGAATCTTGCAGCTGATGGTGCACAAGAACCGCGTGGAGCTGGTCTGACAGTGTTTGGAAAAGAGATCGTTGCTTTCAATAATAAACATAAGATCTTAACCGATGTGTCTCATTTATGTGATCGTGCTTTTTGGGATGTGATGGAGATTGCCGATTATCCGCTTGCTAGTCATTCTAATTCACGTGTACTATGTGACCATCCGCGTAACCTTACGGATGAGATGGCAAAAGAGATGTTTAATAAAGGTGGAGTCGTACATGTTGTGTATAACCCGCCATTTACGAAGAATGAGGGTTCAGCAAGTATCGGTGATTTAATTAAACACATCGACCATTTTTGTGGACTTGGTGGCGTAAAACAAATAGGGCTAGGCTCTGATTTTGACGGCATCTCGCAGCTTATTACGGACTTGGAAGATGCATCTATGACTCAAAACTTAATCAATGAATTGTTAAAACATTATTTCGAAGAAGAAGTCCGAGGATTTGCTTCTCAGAACTTCATGAATTTTATTTCTAAAATATAA
- a CDS encoding glutamine--tRNA ligase/YqeY domain fusion protein, with translation MENSSSNFIKTIIQNDLESGKHKKIVTRFPPEPNGYLHIGHAKSIVINFGLADEFGGETNLRFDDTNPLKEDQEYVDAIKNDVEWLGFEWENLRFASDYFEEMYARAVLLIKKGKAYVDDLTADEIREYRGTLTEPGKESPYRNRSVEENLDLFDRMRKGEFGNGQKVLRAKIDMSSPNINLRDPVIYRVSHATHHNTGDTWCIYPMYAFAHPIEDAIEGVTHSLCTTEFEDQRPLYNWVVEECEMESQPQQIEFGRLGLTNTVMSKRKLKQLVDEGYVDGWDDPRMPTISGLRRKGYTPESIVEFVKAAGVSKGSGVTDTAMLEHFIREDLKIKAPRTMGIVDPLKVVITNYPEGQVEMLDAEINPENPEMGTRQIPFSREIYIEREDFMEDPPKKYFRLFPGNEVRLKHAYFIKCEDFIKDENGNVVELHCTYDVETKSGSGFTGRKVKGTLHWVEATQAVPAEFRIYEPLISDEDMEKEEDSEGKTFLDYVNKDSLIVKQGYIEANLKDAKPQDKFQFFRHGYFNVDPKHTSDDKIVFNEIVSLKSSFKL, from the coding sequence ATGGAGAATAGTTCTTCTAATTTTATTAAAACAATCATCCAAAACGATCTGGAATCCGGAAAACACAAGAAAATCGTTACTCGTTTCCCTCCAGAACCTAATGGATATCTTCATATTGGACATGCAAAATCAATCGTAATCAACTTCGGACTTGCGGATGAGTTTGGCGGAGAAACAAATCTGCGTTTTGATGATACGAACCCATTAAAGGAAGACCAAGAATACGTTGATGCGATTAAGAACGACGTCGAGTGGCTTGGGTTTGAATGGGAGAACCTTCGCTTTGCTTCCGATTACTTTGAAGAAATGTATGCGCGTGCTGTGCTTTTAATTAAAAAAGGAAAAGCGTATGTGGATGACCTTACGGCAGATGAGATTCGTGAATACCGCGGAACGTTGACAGAGCCTGGTAAAGAAAGCCCTTATCGCAACCGTTCTGTAGAAGAGAACTTAGACCTTTTCGATCGCATGCGTAAAGGCGAGTTCGGGAACGGTCAAAAAGTACTTCGTGCGAAGATCGACATGAGTTCACCTAATATTAACTTACGTGATCCTGTCATCTATCGTGTCTCTCACGCTACTCATCACAATACCGGTGATACTTGGTGCATCTATCCGATGTATGCATTCGCTCATCCAATTGAAGATGCGATCGAAGGCGTTACACATTCGCTTTGTACAACAGAATTTGAAGACCAACGCCCTCTTTACAACTGGGTTGTGGAAGAGTGTGAGATGGAAAGCCAGCCACAGCAAATCGAATTCGGCCGCTTAGGGTTAACAAATACGGTAATGAGTAAACGTAAGCTTAAGCAGCTTGTAGACGAAGGCTATGTGGACGGATGGGACGATCCACGCATGCCGACAATCTCTGGACTACGCCGTAAAGGGTACACGCCTGAATCAATCGTTGAGTTTGTAAAAGCTGCCGGTGTTTCTAAAGGTTCTGGTGTAACGGACACAGCTATGCTTGAGCACTTTATCCGTGAAGATCTTAAGATAAAAGCACCTCGTACAATGGGAATTGTTGATCCATTAAAAGTGGTAATCACAAACTACCCTGAAGGACAGGTTGAGATGTTGGATGCTGAGATCAACCCAGAAAACCCTGAAATGGGAACACGTCAGATTCCGTTCTCGCGTGAAATCTATATCGAGCGTGAAGACTTTATGGAAGATCCTCCGAAAAAGTACTTCCGTCTCTTCCCTGGCAACGAAGTACGCTTAAAGCACGCTTACTTCATTAAATGCGAGGATTTCATAAAAGATGAAAACGGCAATGTCGTTGAACTACATTGTACGTATGATGTGGAAACGAAATCCGGCTCAGGTTTTACAGGCCGTAAAGTAAAAGGAACACTTCACTGGGTAGAAGCGACACAAGCTGTTCCTGCTGAGTTCCGTATTTATGAGCCGCTCATCTCTGATGAAGATATGGAAAAGGAAGAAGATAGTGAAGGCAAGACATTCTTGGATTACGTGAACAAAGATTCTCTTATCGTAAAACAAGGATATATTGAAGCAAACTTGAAGGACGCGAAACCTCAAGATAAGTTCCAATTCTTCCGTCATGGCTACTTCAATGTTGATCCTAAGCATACATCAGATGATAAGATTGTTTTTAACGAAATTGTTTCACTGAAGAGTTCGTTTAAATTGTAA
- a CDS encoding M15 family metallopeptidase, with translation MKIFKSILFLAVLASIFYLITLEWKKRNTPLPTELHPIVAENRDILIQKASEKGINIVITDDFRSAAEQDRLYEQGRSREGTIVTHVEGGESYHNYGLAIDFALKLDDDSVVWDLERDDNQNGQSDWMEVIEIAKKLGFKSGADFQGSFKDYPHLEMDFGLSIRELRYGERPPKQ, from the coding sequence TTGAAAATATTCAAAAGTATACTGTTTCTCGCGGTCCTTGCATCTATCTTTTATCTAATCACATTGGAATGGAAAAAGAGAAATACACCTCTGCCTACAGAGTTGCATCCTATTGTGGCAGAAAACCGTGATATTTTGATACAAAAAGCGTCTGAAAAAGGGATTAATATTGTCATTACGGATGATTTTCGATCTGCAGCAGAACAGGATCGCCTGTATGAACAAGGGCGTTCAAGAGAAGGGACCATTGTTACTCATGTTGAAGGTGGAGAATCTTATCATAACTACGGTCTAGCGATTGATTTTGCTCTTAAGCTGGATGATGATTCTGTCGTCTGGGATCTAGAACGAGATGATAACCAGAATGGACAGTCTGATTGGATGGAAGTTATCGAGATTGCGAAAAAATTAGGATTTAAATCGGGGGCAGACTTTCAAGGAAGTTTTAAGGACTATCCGCACCTTGAGATGGACTTTGGGTTAAGTATTCGGGAGTTGCGGTATGGGGAAAGGCCACCCAAACAATAA
- a CDS encoding FAD-binding oxidoreductase gives MDIFQGLTGEIVLPDDPQYDIARQEWNRAIQKFPSVIVYCSEYEDVSRAILWAQKYGKDIRIRSGGHHYEGYSTGNGVLVIDISRLNEVAINEEDGTVKAQAGIQNKDLYQALGSRGYPFPGGTCPTVGVSGFVLGAGWGFSSRLFGLGCDCLDELELINNKGEILKVNETENSDLFWACKGAGGGNFGVVVSLTFKLPPKVEQVTLFELYKPGAATKELGKFLRIWQKWLVNLDDRMCLNASMYNAVSEGLAIFGRGFFYGTKEEALKLLSVYKKIDGFQISAKSLTFLEAVTEVQSTYPPYEKFKSTGRFVYKEYDREEVEAIVNLVKKRAEGSVFAALTVYAMGGQIRNVSKTESSFYYRKARYILGIQSVWEDSAVAEDNRRWVEKRFKYLETITKGSFVNFPYGELKNYEKEYFGRNVERLQRINQKYDPKRVFSFPQSIR, from the coding sequence ATGGATATCTTTCAAGGTTTAACGGGGGAAATAGTTTTACCTGATGATCCGCAATATGACATTGCACGCCAAGAATGGAACAGAGCTATTCAAAAATTTCCTAGTGTTATTGTTTATTGTTCTGAATATGAAGATGTGAGCCGTGCCATTCTTTGGGCCCAAAAGTATGGGAAGGATATAAGAATTCGATCAGGGGGTCATCATTACGAAGGCTATTCGACTGGTAATGGTGTTTTGGTCATAGACATCAGTCGCTTAAATGAAGTCGCTATTAATGAGGAAGATGGAACAGTTAAAGCTCAAGCAGGTATTCAAAACAAAGATCTCTATCAAGCGTTAGGTTCTAGAGGATATCCATTTCCAGGAGGAACTTGTCCAACTGTAGGCGTAAGTGGTTTTGTTCTTGGTGCAGGGTGGGGATTCTCTAGCCGGTTGTTTGGCTTGGGTTGTGACTGCTTGGATGAACTGGAGTTAATCAACAACAAAGGTGAAATTTTAAAAGTGAATGAAACAGAAAACAGTGATCTGTTTTGGGCATGCAAAGGTGCAGGAGGAGGCAACTTTGGAGTGGTTGTTTCCTTGACGTTCAAACTGCCGCCTAAAGTAGAACAAGTGACACTGTTTGAGCTATATAAGCCTGGTGCCGCAACAAAAGAGCTAGGCAAGTTTTTACGAATATGGCAAAAGTGGCTTGTAAATTTAGATGATCGAATGTGTTTGAATGCTAGCATGTATAATGCTGTTTCAGAAGGACTTGCTATCTTTGGCAGGGGATTTTTTTATGGAACGAAGGAAGAAGCGTTAAAACTGTTAAGCGTTTATAAAAAAATAGACGGTTTTCAGATTTCTGCCAAATCTTTAACCTTTTTAGAAGCTGTTACGGAAGTTCAGTCTACTTATCCCCCATATGAAAAGTTTAAATCGACCGGACGCTTCGTATACAAAGAATACGATCGAGAAGAAGTGGAAGCAATCGTGAATCTTGTAAAAAAACGTGCGGAAGGTTCCGTGTTTGCAGCACTTACCGTGTATGCAATGGGCGGCCAGATTCGAAATGTCAGCAAAACAGAGTCTTCTTTTTACTACCGAAAAGCACGCTATATATTAGGCATACAATCCGTATGGGAAGATTCTGCCGTTGCAGAAGACAATAGAAGATGGGTAGAAAAAAGGTTCAAATATTTGGAGACCATTACCAAAGGATCATTTGTGAATTTCCCATATGGTGAACTGAAAAACTATGAGAAAGAGTATTTTGGTAGAAATGTTGAGAGGCTTCAACGAATCAATCAAAAATACGATCCTAAAAGAGTGTTTTCTTTTCCGCAATCCATTCGTTGA
- a CDS encoding STAS domain-containing protein, with product MHRDKELHSFLIEKTWQLTEDWYRSIDKSKATGVYASTNPDTIETLKQQNHEFHVHFCEVFVTEESKFLKDFEKWVLMIAQDDEHLNTPLTVIMKEFFNVQKQYLNLVQEFVNLHQGEYPQTIIDAWNEIIIETFNKIVTWFVEENQRYSEEKLIAQQEMINELSSPVIALNNHMGLLPLIGVIDTQRAKYIVENTLEQCTEKEITHLFIDLSGVLIIDTMVAQQIFSLIETLGLIGVKSTLSGIRPEIAMTAIQLGLSFEKVSIKSSLAQAIGSQQ from the coding sequence ATGCATAGAGATAAGGAGCTGCATTCTTTTTTAATTGAAAAAACTTGGCAGTTGACGGAAGATTGGTACCGATCAATTGATAAATCAAAGGCCACGGGGGTATATGCTTCCACGAATCCCGATACGATAGAAACGCTTAAACAGCAAAATCATGAATTTCATGTTCATTTCTGTGAGGTTTTTGTAACAGAAGAAAGTAAGTTCCTAAAAGATTTTGAAAAGTGGGTGTTAATGATTGCTCAAGATGATGAGCACTTGAACACACCTTTAACTGTCATCATGAAAGAATTCTTCAATGTACAAAAGCAGTATTTGAATTTAGTACAAGAATTCGTTAATCTTCACCAAGGGGAATATCCTCAAACGATCATCGATGCCTGGAATGAAATTATTATTGAAACATTTAATAAAATTGTGACCTGGTTTGTTGAAGAAAACCAGAGATATAGCGAGGAAAAATTAATTGCGCAGCAAGAGATGATCAATGAGCTTAGTTCACCTGTCATCGCACTTAATAATCATATGGGTCTTCTGCCTTTAATCGGTGTGATCGACACACAAAGAGCAAAGTATATTGTAGAAAATACGCTCGAACAGTGTACTGAAAAAGAGATTACACATCTCTTTATCGATCTCTCGGGTGTTTTAATCATTGATACGATGGTCGCTCAGCAAATTTTCTCACTTATCGAAACACTTGGCCTCATAGGAGTAAAGTCAACCTTGTCTGGCATCCGTCCTGAAATTGCAATGACCGCTATTCAATTAGGTCTATCCTTTGAGAAGGTTTCCATAAAGTCGAGCCTCGCTCAAGCGATCGGTTCACAACAATAA
- a CDS encoding excisionase family DNA-binding protein produces MYLTIKETAEYLSMPEAVVESLVQQNKIRTIFDGQQHLINKEQFNTHFEQLEKYKKMVEEYLSEPIPEDWDAKDED; encoded by the coding sequence ATGTACCTTACTATAAAAGAAACGGCTGAATACTTATCAATGCCTGAAGCGGTAGTAGAAAGCTTAGTTCAGCAGAATAAAATCCGTACAATCTTTGACGGTCAACAGCATCTTATTAACAAAGAACAGTTCAATACACATTTTGAACAGTTAGAAAAGTATAAGAAGATGGTTGAGGAGTATTTGAGCGAACCCATTCCTGAAGATTGGGACGCAAAAGACGAAGATTAA
- a CDS encoding MFS transporter, which translates to MKHRRLLVYLVALAAFLGPFSQTIYVPLIPEVTKELHTTPFLVNFSISIYTIFLALMQMVYGPLTDSIGRRKVMLSGILIYLVATIGCYFSSSIEFLLVFRSLQAIGIAAGSVVAVTVIGDLFEGKERIQPMGTFQMMVSLGPVLGPVVGGFLSASFDFHMIFIALICVGFVIFAGNFIFLHETKPSTSKKQNFKISDFLTILQNRIGYTVIGLGFIQYYALYNFLVFLPAIMSERYSLSVEQKGLVFLPLSLGIVVGSFIGGKMRKYNERKVIVYSALLNVISLLLFILVSDVSLILLIISISFFGLFLGMSLPVQTALLTQEFQANRATAIGAYNFFRYMGMSIGPLLGSFLYHLGSYGLVYGFVDVTLLLFVILMKKHLIQNKKIY; encoded by the coding sequence GTGAAGCACCGCAGATTGTTAGTCTATCTTGTTGCACTTGCTGCGTTTCTCGGTCCTTTTTCTCAAACGATCTACGTACCTCTTATTCCTGAGGTGACGAAAGAACTTCATACAACACCTTTCTTGGTTAACTTTTCAATCTCGATCTACACGATTTTCCTCGCTTTAATGCAGATGGTTTATGGACCGCTTACGGATTCGATCGGAAGGCGTAAAGTGATGCTATCGGGCATCCTGATTTATTTAGTGGCTACTATCGGATGTTATTTTTCTTCATCTATCGAATTTCTGTTAGTGTTTCGCTCTCTGCAAGCTATAGGCATTGCTGCGGGTTCAGTTGTAGCGGTAACGGTTATTGGTGATCTTTTCGAAGGAAAAGAGCGGATTCAACCTATGGGAACGTTTCAAATGATGGTATCACTAGGACCAGTTTTAGGTCCTGTAGTTGGTGGTTTTTTAAGTGCTTCATTTGATTTTCACATGATTTTTATTGCATTAATCTGTGTTGGATTCGTCATCTTTGCAGGAAATTTTATCTTTTTGCACGAAACAAAACCAAGTACATCAAAAAAACAGAACTTCAAAATTTCAGATTTTCTTACAATTTTGCAAAACCGTATAGGGTACACCGTGATCGGTTTGGGATTCATTCAATATTACGCTCTGTATAACTTTCTAGTATTTCTACCGGCAATAATGAGTGAAAGGTATTCGTTATCCGTTGAACAGAAAGGTCTAGTTTTTCTGCCACTATCACTCGGAATTGTAGTGGGAAGTTTTATTGGAGGCAAAATGAGAAAATACAATGAACGAAAAGTGATTGTATACTCTGCTCTTTTGAACGTAATCTCTCTATTGTTGTTTATCTTAGTCTCAGATGTATCTCTAATCTTATTGATCATTTCAATCTCATTTTTTGGTCTGTTCTTAGGTATGTCATTACCCGTTCAGACAGCTCTCCTTACACAAGAGTTTCAAGCCAATCGCGCCACTGCTATTGGTGCTTATAACTTTTTCAGATATATGGGAATGTCGATCGGCCCCTTGTTAGGTAGTTTTCTGTATCATTTGGGGAGTTATGGCTTGGTTTATGGATTTGTAGACGTAACGTTACTCCTTTTTGTCATTTTGATGAAAAAACATTTAATACAAAATAAAAAAATCTACTAA
- a CDS encoding PDR/VanB family oxidoreductase, whose amino-acid sequence MSIESTLFVRVTSIEKITKQVKKFTLSPETGKELPRFSGGAHISTYLKTSTGLIVRQYSLISHPDDITKYGIAVRLSENSKGGSLHWHQDMKVGDRLQISYPKNHFSLSFKARHHVFYAAGIGITPFLSMMQDLSVQNQTFELHYASKSEDSCAFYSYIKKHYPNQSHFYFSDLKQRLQTASLENHPIGTHVYFCGPEGFIEQFRAGAGELGYPETTVHYERFLPTRIKQMKPFKVVLNNGSELTVEENQTLLEVLLANGIDILYSCRVGRCGTCEIPVAEGKVEHLDDFLSAQQKKEQNCILACVSRGQSDKLLLKI is encoded by the coding sequence TTGTCTATCGAATCTACTCTATTTGTACGAGTTACCTCTATAGAAAAGATAACAAAGCAGGTTAAAAAGTTTACGCTGTCTCCAGAAACGGGAAAGGAACTTCCAAGATTTAGTGGAGGTGCGCATATTTCTACTTACCTAAAAACATCGACAGGACTTATTGTGAGACAATACTCTTTAATAAGTCATCCAGACGATATTACGAAATATGGAATTGCTGTTCGATTAAGTGAGAATTCTAAAGGTGGATCACTCCACTGGCATCAGGATATGAAAGTGGGAGATCGACTACAAATAAGTTACCCAAAAAATCATTTTTCTCTTAGCTTTAAAGCGAGACATCACGTGTTTTACGCGGCGGGCATCGGGATTACCCCATTCCTTTCTATGATGCAGGACCTTTCCGTTCAGAATCAAACCTTTGAGCTTCATTACGCCTCAAAATCTGAGGATAGCTGTGCTTTTTATTCCTACATAAAAAAACACTACCCTAATCAAAGCCACTTTTACTTTTCCGATCTAAAACAACGTTTGCAAACAGCCTCCTTAGAAAATCATCCAATCGGTACGCATGTTTATTTTTGTGGACCTGAAGGGTTTATTGAGCAGTTTAGGGCAGGAGCAGGGGAGCTAGGATATCCTGAAACTACAGTGCATTATGAGCGATTTTTACCAACTCGGATTAAGCAAATGAAGCCTTTTAAGGTTGTGCTTAATAATGGGAGTGAATTAACAGTAGAAGAGAATCAAACACTTCTAGAAGTATTGTTAGCAAATGGTATTGATATTCTGTACTCGTGTAGAGTAGGTAGATGTGGTACGTGTGAAATTCCAGTCGCTGAAGGAAAGGTTGAACATTTAGATGATTTTCTTAGTGCACAACAAAAGAAGGAGCAAAATTGTATTTTAGCCTGTGTTTCACGTGGTCAGTCAGATAAACTATTGTTAAAGATTTAA
- a CDS encoding dimethylamine monooxygenase subunit DmmA family protein, giving the protein MSMDAVLIKGKRKYIFCSDKHGLRVLSNVFEQVKKEKLAYEWYHFSTEKRELLEEFLSKQKMGTFLYVVLPYSEVHIVQTMATRIGFSSDEAQFIGYGEEWISIFCCRCHGLNRGEEQQTELTCHQCKLKLEVSDHYSQVHHAFLGYPATS; this is encoded by the coding sequence ATGAGCATGGATGCAGTCTTGATTAAAGGAAAAAGAAAATATATTTTTTGTTCAGATAAGCATGGACTCAGAGTATTAAGTAATGTGTTCGAACAGGTGAAAAAAGAGAAATTAGCTTATGAGTGGTATCATTTTTCTACTGAAAAAAGGGAGTTGCTAGAAGAATTTCTAAGTAAGCAAAAGATGGGAACCTTTCTTTATGTAGTGTTACCTTATTCTGAAGTTCATATCGTACAAACAATGGCCACTCGTATCGGTTTTTCGAGTGATGAGGCACAATTTATTGGTTATGGTGAGGAATGGATTAGCATTTTCTGTTGTCGTTGTCATGGGTTGAACAGAGGAGAAGAACAACAAACTGAACTAACTTGCCATCAATGTAAATTAAAGCTTGAAGTGTCAGACCACTATTCTCAAGTACACCATGCATTTTTAGGCTATCCAGCTACAAGTTAG
- a CDS encoding heme-dependent oxidative N-demethylase family protein → MKWTGNLAHFPYPFKHSTYRYSNNSIPMKLPFSIEVTPSYKTEILLKRKLLNDYPERCYQSLPHSITGQWEIVELVIDHLVSQYPQDFSVEKENTNWIFTNKILDEKVEFIFGDEHSLSCEPLFFISHHVQEDLIYMRQRDDNLYLDAGQLCFPANWSLAFNIGMEFKNIHHPIPGFKEEGLDQRILQFLMRLETGTPWERLNWSLMAGDRLDTSLETFDQWGKLRKQVTKENAGNLVHIRVEVQKLFRLPRTNSILFSIHTHLLSLDQLASNKDWLQQFYKILSELPAHIVEYKGISTYKKAVLDYLEKQLQQVKTL, encoded by the coding sequence ATGAAGTGGACAGGTAATCTTGCACATTTTCCTTATCCGTTTAAACATTCAACGTATCGTTATTCCAACAACTCCATCCCCATGAAACTGCCTTTCAGCATAGAGGTTACCCCGAGCTACAAAACAGAGATATTATTAAAACGAAAATTATTAAATGATTACCCAGAACGTTGTTATCAATCGTTGCCACATTCTATTACGGGACAGTGGGAGATTGTTGAGCTCGTGATCGATCATTTAGTTTCACAATACCCACAAGATTTTTCAGTAGAGAAAGAGAATACTAATTGGATTTTTACTAATAAAATATTGGACGAAAAGGTAGAGTTTATTTTTGGAGATGAACACTCTCTTTCTTGTGAGCCGTTGTTCTTTATTAGCCATCATGTGCAAGAAGACCTTATTTACATGAGACAGCGTGACGATAATCTGTATTTAGATGCAGGACAGCTTTGTTTTCCTGCCAACTGGTCTCTCGCCTTTAACATAGGGATGGAATTTAAAAACATTCACCATCCTATCCCAGGGTTTAAGGAAGAAGGATTAGATCAACGAATCCTGCAATTTCTTATGAGGTTAGAGACAGGGACTCCTTGGGAACGTCTGAATTGGTCGCTTATGGCAGGAGATAGACTTGATACATCTCTTGAAACCTTTGATCAGTGGGGAAAGCTGCGCAAACAGGTTACGAAGGAGAACGCAGGTAATCTTGTTCACATTCGCGTAGAGGTACAGAAGTTATTCCGGTTGCCACGAACGAATAGCATTCTCTTTTCCATTCATACACACTTGCTGTCTCTTGATCAACTAGCATCAAACAAAGATTGGCTGCAGCAATTTTACAAAATCCTATCTGAACTTCCCGCCCATATTGTTGAATACAAAGGAATCTCCACCTATAAAAAAGCTGTGTTAGATTACTTGGAAAAACAGCTCCAACAGGTGAAGACGTTATGA
- a CDS encoding VOC family protein: MRLDHTGIAVRRIDEAIEFYTNVLGGKLTERYTSEKPGVETHIAVIELENQVIELLEPTSKTSPIERFIRQKGKGVHHLAYEVDDLLQTIDDFEARGYTFLKDTYRTNPFGRRLIYMNPAHSQGQIIELCDYPDKKKES; this comes from the coding sequence ATGAGACTAGATCATACCGGCATTGCCGTGAGACGAATAGACGAAGCGATTGAATTTTATACGAATGTACTAGGCGGAAAGCTGACTGAACGTTATACGAGTGAAAAGCCTGGAGTGGAGACGCACATTGCCGTTATTGAGCTTGAAAATCAGGTGATCGAACTTCTGGAACCTACGAGTAAAACATCTCCGATCGAGCGATTCATCCGACAGAAGGGAAAGGGTGTGCATCACCTGGCTTATGAAGTGGATGATCTTCTTCAAACGATTGATGACTTTGAAGCTAGAGGCTATACCTTTTTAAAAGATACGTATCGAACAAATCCTTTCGGCAGAAGGTTAATTTATATGAACCCCGCACATTCACAAGGACAGATTATTGAGCTGTGTGATTATCCGGACAAGAAGAAGGAGAGCTGA